TCGGCGCCGCGCGCGTGACCACGGGCGCTTCGAACGATATCGAGCGCGCCACCGAAATCGGTCGCAATATGGTTACGAGGTGGGGACTCTCCACCAAGATGGGCCCACTCGCGTACAGCGAAGAGCGCGGCGAAGTGTTTCTGGGCCATTCGGTGACGCAGCACAAAACGTTGTCTGATGAAACCGCGCACGCCATAGACGAGGAAGTGCGCCGGATCATCGATTCAAATTATCAGCGCGCGGAGCGGTTGCTCAAAGACAACGTCGGCAAGCTACACAACATGGCGCGAGCGCTGATGAAATACGAAACCATCGATACCGAGCAGATCAACGACATCATGGCAGGCCGTGAACCGCGGCCACCCCGCGACTGGCCCGATGACGAGCCGGGTACGGGCAGCGTGACCGGCAAGCAAGCGGACAAGCCAAAATCCGACGGCAAGGAAAGCGGCAAGATAGGTGGCCCCGCCAGCTCGCATTAGCAAATGACGCTTATTCCGCGAGCACGAGCGATTATGCCGTTTATTGCAGGAATTATAGCCCCGGTTGTGGTTCCCGCCGGGGCTACTGCTTTGTGCGGCGATTTGTCCGGGACACAGAGGCGCTGAATTGATCTATAAATAATACATCACAGGTTAGGGGACACCAATAATGAGCAAGCGCTATTTTGGTACGGACGGCATCCGGGGGCGTGTCGGCCAGCATCCGATGACGCCCGAATTCGTGCTCAAGCTCGGCTGGGCGGCTGGTCGCGTACTCGCGGCCGGTGGTCGTCATATGGTGTTAATCGGCAAGGACACGCGCATTTCCGGTTACATGCTGGAGTCGGCGTTGGAGGCGGGCTTATCGGCCGCCGGCGTGAATATCAATCTGCTGGGCCCCATGCCGACACCCGGTATTGCCTATCTAACCCGCACCTTGCGCGCGTCAGCCGGCATCGTGATCAGCGCGTCGCACAACCCGTATTACGACAACGGCCTGAAATTCTTCTCTCACGATGGGCTCAAACTGCCGGACTCGGTCGAGGCCGAGATCGATGCGCGCATGGATGAGCCCATGAAGATCGTGCCGCCCGACCAGCTCGGCAAGGCCGAGCGCCTGGTGGACGCGGCGGGGCGTTACATCGAGTTTTGCAAGCGCACGTTACCGTTTACCACCGCGCTGCGTGGCGTAAAAATCGTCGTCGACTGCGCGCACGGCGCCACCTATCACGTTGCGCCCGCGGTGTTTGAGGAACTCGGCGCGGATGTTGTGGCGCTGGGGATCGAGCCAGATGGCCTGAATATCAATGAAGACTGCGGCGCGGTCGCGCCCGCGGCGCTGCGTGCGGCAGTGCTGGAACATCAAGCGGACGTCGGAATCGCGATCGACGGCGACGGTGACCGGCTCATTATGGTAGATCACCGTGGCGAGGTGCTGGACGGCGACGAACTGCTTTACATCATCGCGAATGCCAAACAACAGGAGGGCACACTGGGCGGCGGTGTGGTCGGCACATTGATGTCCAACCTGGGCCTGGAGCAGGCACTTGCCGCAGGGACCATACCCTTCGAACGCGCGGCGGTCGGCGATCGATACGTGCTGGAGATGCTGCAACGGAATAACTGGCTGCTTGGCGGGGAGTCGTCGGGGCACATCATCAGTCTGGATCGAACCACCACCGGCGACGCCATCATCTCGGCGTTGCAGGTTCTGCATGTGCTGGTCGCGACGTCTCGCACGCTGCACGACGTCAAGGCCGGGATGACCAAATACCCCCAGACGCTTATCAACGTACCGATTGTGGCGTCCTTTAATGTGCGGGCATCGCGGCCGGTGCAGCAGGCTGTGGCGGCCGCCGAACGCGACCTCGGCGAGAGCGGACGCGTGTTGTTGCGCGCCTCTGGCACCGAGCCGCTGATGCGGGTGATGGTGGAAG
This region of Gammaproteobacteria bacterium genomic DNA includes:
- the glmM gene encoding phosphoglucosamine mutase, translating into MSKRYFGTDGIRGRVGQHPMTPEFVLKLGWAAGRVLAAGGRHMVLIGKDTRISGYMLESALEAGLSAAGVNINLLGPMPTPGIAYLTRTLRASAGIVISASHNPYYDNGLKFFSHDGLKLPDSVEAEIDARMDEPMKIVPPDQLGKAERLVDAAGRYIEFCKRTLPFTTALRGVKIVVDCAHGATYHVAPAVFEELGADVVALGIEPDGLNINEDCGAVAPAALRAAVLEHQADVGIAIDGDGDRLIMVDHRGEVLDGDELLYIIANAKQQEGTLGGGVVGTLMSNLGLEQALAAGTIPFERAAVGDRYVLEMLQRNNWLLGGESSGHIISLDRTTTGDAIISALQVLHVLVATSRTLHDVKAGMTKYPQTLINVPIVASFNVRASRPVQQAVAAAERDLGESGRVLLRASGTEPLMRVMVEGRDVERVRQIAERIAVSVRDAAAQVTRLQPQRAQPEQRGASISS